In Micromonospora sp. WMMD980, the following are encoded in one genomic region:
- a CDS encoding Arc family DNA-binding protein, giving the protein MVTTVNLPDGLHERLKDLAEQEHRSMNATIVVAVEEYVSARSRQARVRDLAREVAERDAELLRRLAE; this is encoded by the coding sequence ATGGTCACCACTGTCAATCTTCCCGACGGCCTGCACGAGCGGCTGAAGGATCTCGCCGAGCAGGAACACCGGTCGATGAACGCCACCATCGTCGTCGCCGTGGAGGAGTACGTTTCGGCGCGCAGTCGCCAAGCTCGCGTGCGAGATCTCGCGCGTGAGGTTGCTGAGCGTGACGCCGAGCTGCTGCGGAGGCTGGCCGAGTGA
- a CDS encoding Ppx/GppA phosphatase family protein produces the protein MGAIDCGTNSIRLLIADLPDESAGPSAPLVDVSRRMEIVRLGQGVDRTGTLAPEAIERTRVALADYAAEIEKAGVDRVRMCATSASRDASNANDFRAMVERTLGVAPEVVTGDEEARLSFTGAVRGLSADAEPPYLVVDIGGGSTEFVVGTREAGVRGAISVDIGCVRMTERHLHGDPPTPAEIAAAEADIAAAVDRALAAVPGREAATLVGLAGSVTTVVALAEGLTEYDPSRIHHARVPYERVASVTAYLLGATREQRLAEPVMHPGRADVIGAGALVLRVIMERAGMPSVVASEHDILDGIAWSLA, from the coding sequence GTGGGGGCCATCGACTGCGGGACCAACTCGATCCGACTGCTGATCGCCGACCTGCCGGACGAGTCCGCCGGCCCGTCGGCGCCGCTGGTGGACGTCAGCCGGCGGATGGAGATCGTGCGGCTGGGGCAGGGCGTCGACCGGACCGGCACGCTCGCGCCCGAGGCGATCGAGCGCACCCGGGTGGCGCTCGCCGACTACGCGGCGGAGATCGAGAAGGCCGGCGTCGACCGGGTGCGGATGTGCGCCACCTCGGCCTCGCGTGACGCCTCCAACGCCAATGACTTCCGGGCGATGGTGGAGCGCACGCTCGGTGTGGCGCCGGAGGTGGTCACCGGCGACGAGGAGGCCCGGCTCTCGTTCACCGGCGCGGTGCGCGGCCTGTCCGCCGACGCCGAGCCGCCGTACCTGGTGGTCGACATCGGCGGCGGCTCGACCGAGTTCGTGGTCGGCACCCGGGAGGCCGGTGTGCGCGGGGCGATCTCGGTGGACATCGGCTGCGTCCGGATGACCGAGCGACACCTGCACGGCGATCCACCCACCCCGGCGGAGATCGCCGCAGCCGAGGCGGACATCGCGGCGGCGGTGGACCGGGCGCTGGCCGCCGTGCCCGGCCGGGAGGCCGCCACGCTGGTCGGGCTCGCCGGTTCGGTCACCACGGTGGTCGCCCTGGCCGAAGGGCTCACGGAGTACGACCCGAGCCGCATCCACCATGCCCGCGTCCCCTACGAGCGAGTGGCGTCGGTGACCGCCTACCTGCTCGGCGCCACTCGGGAACAGCGCTTGGCCGAGCCGGTGATGCACCCCGGCCGGGCGGACGTGATCGGCGCGGGCGCGCTGGTGCTGCGGGTGATCATGGAGCGGGCCGGCATGCCGTCGGTGGTCGCCTCCGAGCACGACATCCTCGACGGCATCGCCTGGAGCCTCGCCTAG
- a CDS encoding DUF58 domain-containing protein, whose amino-acid sequence MDARAEPAGGWAPTWALGRAVLLTGVLVVAAVLLGRIDLVVLATPFALGTAYALRRRPAAQPELELGVADTHLVEDAPMAATVAVANPDQIGYDVAVVRTRMSHWLRVEQVGFGGAGLDVSRSGGADRPFVTSVPRGSAVDLELTGTALRWGRHPFGPAGVRVAAAGGLLVSRAVITDSIRARVYPRTEPFDAVEAMPRAAGLVGGHRSRRPGEGGELAGVRVFAPGDRLRRIDWRVSLRARQLHVAATLSDRDAEVVVLLDVLAEAGRSGGVRGPASVLDTTVRAAAAIAEHYLHRGDRVALLEYGPSARRLRPATGRRQYVTVLEWLLDVQADSSPHEPYEQVFGPQVLSSDALVVVLTPLLDERSAQMLARLARGGRFVVAVDTLPAELPVPKDRGWAEVAYRLWRLDRDTMIGQLREHGVPVVRWAGAGSLDEVLRDVSRLATAPRVGVR is encoded by the coding sequence ATGGACGCGCGGGCCGAGCCGGCGGGCGGCTGGGCGCCCACCTGGGCGCTCGGCCGGGCCGTGCTGCTCACCGGCGTGCTGGTCGTCGCGGCCGTGCTGCTCGGTCGGATCGACCTGGTGGTGCTGGCCACGCCGTTCGCGTTGGGCACCGCGTACGCGCTGCGCCGCCGCCCGGCGGCCCAGCCCGAGCTGGAGTTGGGCGTCGCCGACACCCACCTGGTCGAGGACGCGCCGATGGCCGCCACGGTGGCGGTCGCCAACCCGGACCAGATCGGCTACGACGTGGCGGTGGTGCGGACCCGGATGTCGCACTGGCTGCGGGTGGAGCAGGTCGGCTTCGGCGGCGCCGGGCTGGACGTGAGCCGCTCCGGCGGCGCGGACCGGCCGTTCGTCACCTCCGTGCCCCGGGGCAGCGCCGTCGACCTGGAGCTGACCGGCACCGCGTTGCGCTGGGGCCGGCATCCGTTCGGCCCGGCCGGCGTCCGGGTCGCCGCCGCCGGCGGGCTGCTGGTGTCCCGGGCCGTGATCACCGACTCGATCCGGGCCCGGGTCTATCCGCGCACCGAGCCGTTCGACGCGGTCGAGGCGATGCCCCGGGCCGCCGGGCTGGTCGGCGGCCACCGGTCGCGGCGACCGGGGGAGGGCGGCGAGCTGGCCGGGGTACGCGTCTTCGCGCCCGGGGACCGGCTGCGCCGCATCGACTGGCGGGTGTCGTTGCGGGCCCGCCAACTGCACGTCGCGGCGACCCTCTCCGACCGGGACGCCGAGGTCGTGGTGCTGCTGGACGTGCTGGCCGAGGCGGGCCGCTCCGGCGGCGTACGCGGGCCGGCGTCGGTGCTCGACACCACGGTCCGGGCCGCCGCCGCGATCGCCGAGCACTACCTGCACCGGGGCGACCGGGTGGCGCTGCTGGAGTACGGCCCGTCGGCCCGGCGGCTGCGCCCGGCCACCGGTCGCCGGCAGTACGTCACGGTGCTGGAGTGGCTGCTCGACGTGCAGGCCGACTCCTCCCCGCACGAGCCGTACGAGCAGGTGTTCGGCCCGCAGGTGCTCTCCTCGGACGCGCTCGTGGTGGTGCTCACGCCGCTGCTCGACGAGCGTTCGGCGCAGATGCTGGCCCGGCTGGCCCGGGGCGGCCGGTTCGTGGTGGCGGTGGACACGTTGCCGGCCGAGCTGCCGGTGCCGAAGGACCGGGGGTGGGCCGAGGTGGCGTACCGGCTGTGGCGGCTGGACCGGGACACGATGATCGGCCAGCTCCGGGAGCACGGGGTGCCGGTGGTGCGCTGGGCCGGCGCGGGCAGCCTGGACGAGGTGCTGCGGGACGTGTCGCGGCTGGCGACCGCACCGAGGGTGGGCGTGCGGTGA
- a CDS encoding uracil-DNA glycosylase — protein sequence MVARAARATDLADLDGAVGDCFACPRLVTWREEVARVRRAAFRDQRYWGRPVPGLGPADARIAILGLAPAAHGGNRTGRVFTGDRSGDVLFAALHRAGLANQPTSVAADDGLALRDTRIFAAVRCAPPDNKPTPAERDTCAPWMHREVELVRPTLRVVVALGAFAWAAWWPVLRHVYGQRPPTPRPVFGHGAHWSGESVPALLGCYHVSQQNTFTGRLTPSMLDDVFTRAKQLSGVD from the coding sequence GTGGTCGCCCGCGCGGCGCGGGCGACCGACCTGGCCGACCTCGACGGCGCGGTCGGCGACTGCTTCGCCTGCCCGCGCCTGGTCACCTGGCGGGAGGAGGTGGCCCGGGTCAGGCGGGCCGCGTTCCGCGACCAGCGCTACTGGGGACGGCCGGTGCCGGGCCTCGGCCCGGCGGACGCGCGGATCGCGATCCTCGGCCTGGCGCCGGCCGCGCACGGCGGCAACCGCACCGGCCGGGTCTTCACCGGGGACCGCTCCGGCGACGTGCTGTTCGCCGCGCTGCACCGGGCCGGGCTGGCCAACCAGCCGACCAGCGTCGCCGCCGACGACGGCCTCGCGCTGCGGGACACCCGGATCTTCGCCGCCGTGCGCTGCGCGCCGCCGGACAACAAACCCACCCCGGCCGAGCGGGACACCTGCGCGCCGTGGATGCACCGCGAGGTCGAACTGGTACGTCCCACGCTGCGCGTGGTGGTCGCGCTCGGCGCATTCGCCTGGGCCGCGTGGTGGCCGGTGCTCCGCCACGTGTACGGACAGCGCCCGCCCACGCCGCGACCGGTGTTCGGCCATGGGGCACACTGGTCCGGCGAGTCCGTGCCGGCGTTGCTCGGCTGCTATCACGTCAGCCAGCAGAACACGTTCACCGGCCGGCTCACGCCCTCGATGCTGGACGACGTGTTCACCCGGGCGAAGCAACTGTCCGGGGTGGACTGA
- a CDS encoding NAD(P)/FAD-dependent oxidoreductase has product MNPKRILVVGAGHVGLYAALRLSKKLSSREAEVVVVDPQPHMTYQPFLPEASAGNISPRHAVVPLRRELRKCTVVAGTVTRIDHERKTAVVQPISGPAREIPYDHVVVAPGSVSRTLPIPGLHENGIGFKTIGEAIFLRNHVLDRLDVAAATTDPEVRRRALTFTFVGGGYAGIEALAEMEDMARDALRYYPELKPEEMRWVLVEATQRVLPEVDRDMGAYTVQQLMKRNMDIRLDTRLESCVDGVVKLSDGDSFPSDTIVWTAGVKPSPMLDATDFPRDERRRVTCRPTLQVVDGDRVVEGAWSAGDCAAVPDLTKEPGNFCSPSAQHAVRQAARMADNIANVVRGREPVDYKHKHAGSVASLGLHKGVAQVYGIKMTGWPAWFMHRTYHMSRIPSFNRKVRVVVDWSLAFFLKREVVALGQLHDPREEFSEASAPPVGAARV; this is encoded by the coding sequence GTGAATCCGAAGCGGATCCTTGTCGTGGGTGCCGGGCACGTTGGCCTGTACGCCGCTCTGCGCCTGTCCAAGAAGCTGAGCTCCCGTGAGGCCGAGGTGGTCGTCGTCGACCCCCAGCCGCACATGACGTACCAGCCGTTCCTCCCGGAGGCTTCGGCCGGCAACATCTCCCCGCGGCACGCTGTGGTGCCGCTGCGGCGGGAGTTGCGCAAGTGCACGGTGGTGGCCGGCACGGTCACCCGGATCGACCACGAGCGGAAGACCGCGGTGGTGCAGCCGATCAGCGGCCCGGCCCGGGAGATCCCCTACGACCACGTGGTGGTCGCCCCCGGCTCGGTCTCCCGCACCCTGCCGATCCCCGGCCTGCACGAGAACGGCATCGGGTTCAAGACCATCGGTGAGGCCATCTTCCTGCGCAACCACGTGCTGGACCGGCTCGACGTGGCGGCCGCCACGACCGACCCGGAGGTCCGCCGCCGGGCGCTGACGTTCACCTTCGTCGGCGGTGGCTACGCCGGCATCGAGGCGCTCGCCGAGATGGAGGACATGGCCCGCGACGCGCTGCGCTACTACCCCGAGCTGAAGCCGGAGGAGATGCGCTGGGTGCTGGTCGAGGCGACGCAGCGGGTGCTGCCCGAGGTGGATCGGGACATGGGCGCCTACACGGTGCAGCAGCTGATGAAGCGGAACATGGACATCCGGCTGGACACCCGCCTGGAGTCCTGCGTCGACGGGGTGGTGAAGCTCTCCGACGGCGACAGCTTCCCCTCCGACACCATCGTCTGGACCGCCGGCGTGAAGCCGTCGCCGATGCTGGACGCGACCGACTTCCCGCGCGACGAGCGGCGTCGGGTCACCTGCCGGCCGACGCTGCAGGTCGTGGACGGCGACCGGGTGGTCGAGGGCGCCTGGAGCGCCGGTGACTGCGCCGCGGTGCCGGACCTGACCAAGGAGCCGGGCAACTTCTGCTCGCCGAGCGCCCAGCACGCGGTGCGGCAGGCGGCCCGGATGGCCGACAACATCGCGAACGTGGTGCGCGGGCGTGAGCCGGTCGACTACAAGCACAAGCACGCCGGCAGCGTGGCCAGCCTCGGCCTGCACAAGGGCGTGGCGCAGGTCTACGGCATCAAGATGACCGGCTGGCCGGCGTGGTTCATGCACCGGACGTACCACATGTCGCGGATCCCGTCGTTCAACCGCAAGGTCCGGGTGGTGGTCGACTGGTCGCTGGCGTTCTTCCTCAAGCGTGAGGTGGTCGCCCTGGGCCAGCTGCACGACCCGCGTGAGGAGTTCTCCGAGGCGTCCGCCCCGCCGGTCGGCGCGGCGCGCGTCTGA
- a CDS encoding DUF4129 domain-containing protein, with the protein MVFGVLRRWWPVVAVTALLAAAALAAGHSAIGASRIPPAADTIPYVPDYPSEAPPSIPVEPRGAAESTSGGVPDWLATSAVALLFAVVLGAVGYVLFSVVRGALRRTTRAVPVRRTRRTAEGTAREVVAALDAGLEELDDRSTDPRTAVIACWVRLEEAAEDAGVPRETGDTPTDLVTRLLRGDAEAGIPAIASADVLDGFAHVYREARYATRPVDERTRDQARSALRRLRGELTSVAAGEVGVA; encoded by the coding sequence ATGGTTTTCGGCGTGCTGCGCAGATGGTGGCCGGTCGTCGCGGTGACGGCGCTGCTCGCGGCCGCCGCGCTCGCCGCCGGCCACTCCGCCATCGGGGCCAGCCGGATCCCGCCCGCGGCGGACACCATCCCGTACGTGCCCGACTATCCCTCCGAGGCGCCGCCCTCGATCCCGGTCGAACCACGGGGGGCCGCCGAGTCCACGTCCGGCGGGGTGCCGGACTGGCTGGCCACCTCCGCCGTGGCGCTGCTCTTCGCGGTCGTGCTGGGCGCCGTCGGCTACGTGCTGTTCAGCGTGGTACGCGGCGCGCTGCGCCGGACCACCCGCGCGGTGCCGGTGCGGCGCACCCGGCGCACCGCCGAGGGCACCGCCCGTGAGGTGGTGGCCGCCCTGGACGCCGGGCTGGAGGAGTTGGACGACCGGTCCACCGACCCGCGGACCGCGGTGATCGCCTGTTGGGTCCGGCTGGAGGAGGCCGCCGAGGACGCCGGGGTGCCCCGCGAGACCGGCGACACGCCCACCGACCTGGTCACCCGGCTGCTGCGCGGCGACGCCGAGGCGGGCATTCCGGCGATCGCCAGCGCCGACGTGCTGGACGGTTTCGCGCACGTCTACCGGGAGGCGCGTTACGCCACCCGACCTGTCGACGAGCGCACCCGCGACCAGGCCCGGTCGGCGCTGCGCCGGCTGCGCGGCGAGCTGACCAGCGTGGCCGCCGGGGAGGTCGGCGTCGCATGA
- a CDS encoding septum formation initiator family protein → MQQRRTPGGQRPARRPGQAGRAGGARVRSTARDGGVRAETRAAGRSPGASRATEGVRSANRPGAARRGAAGGPVKRLTAPQPRRFTGRATVLFAVLIALALAYTYPVRVYLDQQADIERMEASQAAQRAEIDRLTAEAAKWKDPEYVKTQARERFFMGKPGETLLVVLSDPDGAARDAGKGAKPGPPKPPDPWYDTLWSSVQAANAERPDK, encoded by the coding sequence ATGCAGCAGCGCCGCACACCGGGTGGCCAGCGGCCCGCCCGTCGGCCGGGTCAGGCCGGCCGGGCGGGCGGTGCCCGGGTCCGGTCCACGGCCCGCGACGGTGGGGTCCGCGCGGAGACGCGCGCCGCCGGGCGGTCACCCGGCGCGTCCCGCGCCACCGAGGGCGTACGCTCCGCGAACCGTCCGGGCGCGGCCCGGCGTGGCGCGGCCGGCGGCCCGGTCAAGCGGCTCACCGCACCCCAACCCCGGCGCTTCACCGGGCGTGCCACCGTGTTGTTCGCGGTGCTGATCGCGCTCGCCCTGGCCTACACCTATCCGGTCCGGGTCTACCTGGACCAGCAGGCCGACATCGAGCGGATGGAGGCGTCCCAGGCCGCGCAGCGGGCGGAGATCGATCGGCTGACCGCCGAGGCGGCCAAGTGGAAGGACCCGGAGTACGTCAAGACGCAGGCCCGGGAACGCTTCTTCATGGGCAAGCCCGGCGAGACCCTGCTGGTGGTGCTCTCCGACCCGGACGGCGCCGCCAGGGACGCCGGCAAGGGCGCGAAGCCGGGGCCGCCGAAGCCGCCCGACCCCTGGTACGACACCCTGTGGTCGAGCGTGCAGGCGGCCAACGCCGAGCGCCCCGACAAGTGA
- a CDS encoding DUF501 domain-containing protein, translating to MSVVPPQDPAADSVPPPERRPATEADLAAVAAQLGRTPRGTRAVAHRCPCGLPDVVETTPRLADGTPFPTLFYLTCPRATAACSRLESAGLMKEMADRLAEDPELAARYRAAHQDYLARRDAIGEVPEIAGISAGGMPGRVKCLHVHLGHALAAGPGVNPFGDETLALVEKWWAAGPCVDVPAGE from the coding sequence TTGAGCGTCGTACCACCGCAGGACCCGGCGGCGGACTCCGTACCCCCGCCGGAGCGCCGGCCGGCCACCGAGGCCGACCTGGCCGCGGTGGCCGCCCAGCTCGGGCGCACCCCGCGCGGCACCCGGGCGGTGGCCCACCGGTGCCCGTGCGGCCTGCCCGACGTGGTGGAGACGACGCCCCGGCTGGCCGACGGCACGCCCTTCCCGACGCTGTTCTACCTGACCTGCCCCCGGGCGACCGCGGCGTGCAGCCGGCTGGAGTCGGCCGGGCTGATGAAGGAGATGGCCGACCGGCTCGCCGAGGACCCGGAGCTGGCCGCCCGCTACCGGGCCGCGCACCAGGACTACCTGGCCCGCCGGGACGCGATCGGCGAGGTGCCGGAGATCGCCGGCATCTCGGCGGGCGGGATGCCCGGCCGGGTGAAGTGCCTGCACGTGCATCTGGGCCACGCGCTCGCCGCCGGCCCGGGGGTGAACCCGTTCGGCGACGAGACGCTGGCGCTGGTGGAGAAGTGGTGGGCCGCCGGTCCCTGCGTGGACGTGCCCGCCGGGGAGTGA
- a CDS encoding MoxR family ATPase produces MNDVDRSMPPAEVGRLARAVLDAVGTVVVGKREALELVLAGILAGGHVLLEDLPGLGKTLTARCFAQALGLDFRRLQFTPDLLPADVTGSFLYDQSSGDFSFRAGPLFTNLLLADEINRTPPKTQSALLEAMQEKQVSVEGVTYRLDEPFHVLATANPIEYEGTYPLPEAQLDRFLLRVSFGYPNHDEEWEVLRRRIARRREEAEIKPVVDAGTVRAMQAALEDVVVEDSIGRYVVALTAATREHPSVLVGASPRGSLALLLLSRVRAVLANRDYVVPEDVKAVAAPALAHRITLRPEMWLRRVDPSFVVGEVLDSTPAPASGALPSYAAGR; encoded by the coding sequence ATGAACGACGTGGACCGGAGCATGCCCCCCGCCGAGGTGGGCCGGCTCGCCCGGGCCGTCCTGGACGCGGTCGGCACCGTCGTGGTCGGCAAGCGCGAGGCGCTGGAACTGGTGCTGGCCGGCATCCTCGCCGGCGGTCACGTGCTGCTGGAGGACCTGCCCGGCCTCGGCAAGACGCTCACCGCGCGCTGCTTCGCGCAGGCGCTCGGCCTGGACTTCCGCCGGCTCCAGTTCACCCCGGACCTGCTGCCCGCCGACGTCACCGGCTCCTTCCTCTACGACCAGAGCAGCGGCGACTTCTCCTTCCGCGCCGGCCCGCTCTTCACCAACCTGCTGCTCGCCGACGAGATCAACCGGACGCCGCCGAAGACCCAGTCGGCGCTGCTGGAGGCGATGCAGGAGAAGCAGGTCTCGGTGGAGGGCGTGACCTACCGGCTGGACGAGCCGTTCCACGTGCTGGCCACCGCGAACCCGATCGAGTACGAGGGCACCTACCCGCTGCCCGAGGCGCAGCTCGACCGGTTCCTGCTGCGCGTCTCCTTCGGCTACCCGAACCACGACGAGGAGTGGGAGGTGCTGCGCCGGCGCATCGCCCGCCGCCGCGAGGAGGCCGAGATCAAGCCGGTGGTGGACGCCGGCACGGTGCGCGCCATGCAGGCCGCGCTGGAGGACGTGGTCGTCGAGGACTCGATCGGCCGCTACGTGGTGGCGCTCACCGCGGCCACCCGGGAGCACCCGTCCGTGTTGGTCGGCGCGTCGCCCCGCGGCTCACTGGCGCTGCTGCTGCTGTCCCGGGTGCGGGCGGTGCTGGCCAACCGGGACTACGTGGTGCCGGAGGACGTGAAGGCGGTCGCGGCACCCGCCCTGGCGCACCGGATCACGCTGCGCCCGGAGATGTGGCTGCGCCGGGTCGACCCGTCGTTCGTGGTCGGCGAGGTGCTCGACTCGACGCCCGCGCCGGCCAGCGGCGCGCTGCCCAGCTACGCCGCCGGGCGCTGA
- a CDS encoding Fic family protein produces the protein MIRYLEVDDLVEIASVVLGETPQIRDFGLLSSAVVRPATVVFGQEAYPDLWRKAAALLHSVCMNHALIDGNKRLAWAAARVFLALNEVSIQDVDVDQAEAFVMSVASGTMTEVPDVARELRKLYV, from the coding sequence GTGATCCGCTATCTCGAGGTCGACGACCTCGTGGAGATCGCCTCAGTCGTCCTGGGAGAGACGCCGCAAATTCGTGACTTCGGTCTGCTGTCGTCGGCGGTGGTCCGCCCGGCCACCGTGGTGTTCGGCCAAGAGGCGTATCCGGATCTCTGGAGAAAGGCCGCCGCGTTGCTGCACTCGGTCTGCATGAACCACGCGCTGATCGACGGCAACAAGCGGCTCGCTTGGGCGGCGGCACGCGTCTTCCTGGCCCTCAACGAGGTGTCGATCCAGGATGTCGACGTCGACCAGGCCGAGGCCTTCGTGATGTCAGTCGCCAGCGGCACGATGACTGAGGTTCCCGACGTGGCTCGCGAACTCCGCAAGCTCTACGTCTGA
- a CDS encoding PadR family transcriptional regulator has product MDTTQLLKGVLDLAVLAVLKDSDGYGYDILRRLREAGLTEVGDASVYGTLRRLFAAGLLTTYVVPSESGPHRKYYSLNSAGRDQLTRSGKTWRSFAATMDALLDDRGMAA; this is encoded by the coding sequence GTGGATACTACGCAGCTTCTCAAGGGTGTCCTCGACCTGGCCGTGCTCGCCGTGCTCAAGGACTCCGACGGCTACGGCTACGACATCCTCCGCCGGCTGCGCGAGGCCGGCCTGACCGAGGTCGGCGACGCCTCGGTCTACGGCACCCTGCGCCGGCTCTTCGCCGCCGGCCTGCTCACCACCTACGTGGTACCCAGCGAGTCCGGGCCGCACCGCAAGTACTACTCGTTGAACTCTGCGGGGCGGGACCAGCTCACCCGCTCCGGCAAGACCTGGCGGTCGTTCGCCGCCACCATGGACGCACTGCTCGACGATCGGGGGATGGCGGCATGA
- a CDS encoding Bax inhibitor-1/YccA family protein: MKSTNPVLARLGQAAERERAAGYAQPGPYGQPGYPQQYPQQQPYPGGYGQPVAPPAVTPMTIDDVVVKTVLMLAILGASAAAAWVLVPDALVGVAWIGAAVVGLALGLIISFSRMANPALVVAYSIVEGVFVGMVSKAFNTLYDGIVLQAVAASFGVFFLMAMIYKARIIRATPKFARIMVAIIAGLFGVMLVNLVLSLFGVNTHLRDGSPLAIGFSLVCIVVASLSFVLNFAQIEEGVRMGLPQRYAWTAAFGIVVGLVWLYLEILRLLSYFQGDD; the protein is encoded by the coding sequence GTGAAGTCCACGAACCCGGTGCTCGCCCGGCTCGGCCAGGCGGCCGAGCGTGAGCGGGCGGCCGGGTACGCCCAGCCCGGGCCGTACGGTCAGCCCGGATACCCCCAGCAGTACCCGCAGCAGCAGCCCTACCCGGGCGGCTACGGCCAGCCGGTGGCCCCGCCCGCCGTGACCCCGATGACCATCGACGACGTGGTCGTCAAGACGGTCCTCATGCTCGCCATCCTCGGCGCCTCGGCCGCGGCGGCCTGGGTGCTCGTGCCGGACGCCCTGGTCGGCGTCGCCTGGATCGGCGCCGCGGTGGTCGGTCTGGCGCTCGGCCTGATCATCTCGTTCTCCCGGATGGCGAACCCGGCGCTCGTGGTGGCGTACTCGATCGTCGAGGGCGTCTTCGTCGGCATGGTGAGCAAGGCGTTCAACACGCTCTACGACGGCATCGTGCTGCAGGCGGTGGCGGCCAGCTTCGGCGTCTTCTTCCTGATGGCGATGATCTACAAGGCGCGGATCATCCGGGCCACCCCGAAGTTCGCGCGGATCATGGTGGCGATCATCGCCGGCCTGTTCGGCGTCATGCTGGTCAACCTGGTGCTGTCGCTGTTCGGCGTGAACACGCACCTGCGTGACGGCAGCCCGCTCGCGATCGGCTTCAGCCTGGTCTGCATCGTGGTGGCGTCGCTGAGCTTCGTGCTCAACTTCGCGCAGATCGAGGAGGGGGTCCGGATGGGGCTCCCGCAGCGCTACGCCTGGACGGCCGCGTTCGGCATCGTGGTCGGCCTGGTCTGGCTCTACCTGGAGATCCTGCGGCTGCTCAGCTACTTCCAGGGCGACGACTGA
- a CDS encoding amino-acid N-acetyltransferase, giving the protein MTTVDQIVVRRARTADVRGIRRLVDTYTDDRRLLSKATVTLYEDVQEFRVAVTPDGTVVGCGALHVMWEDLAEIRTVAVDPSCRGHRLGHRIVGELIDAARELGVARIFVLTFETGFFGAFGFREIDGAPVPQPVYEQLLRSYDEGVAEFLDLERVKPNTLGNTRMLLRL; this is encoded by the coding sequence ATGACCACCGTCGACCAGATCGTGGTCCGCCGAGCCCGCACCGCCGACGTGCGCGGCATCCGCCGGCTGGTGGACACCTACACCGACGACCGGCGGCTGCTCAGCAAGGCGACCGTGACGCTCTACGAGGACGTGCAGGAGTTCCGGGTCGCGGTGACGCCGGACGGCACGGTGGTCGGCTGCGGCGCGCTGCACGTCATGTGGGAGGACCTGGCCGAGATCCGGACGGTGGCGGTCGACCCGTCGTGTCGGGGGCACCGGCTCGGGCACCGGATCGTCGGCGAGCTGATCGACGCGGCGCGCGAGCTGGGCGTGGCCCGGATCTTCGTGCTCACGTTCGAGACCGGCTTCTTCGGCGCGTTCGGCTTCCGCGAGATCGACGGCGCCCCGGTGCCGCAGCCGGTCTACGAGCAGCTTCTGCGCTCCTACGACGAGGGTGTCGCCGAGTTCCTCGACCTGGAGCGGGTGAAGCCCAACACGCTCGGCAACACCCGGATGCTGCTGCGCCTGTGA
- a CDS encoding dienelactone hydrolase family protein, with translation MGEMVSFTGNGGTSEGYLAIPSGGVASPAVIVIQDWWGLVPHIQAVVDRFAEAGFVALAPDFRHGGPAVKPTEPRQMLNSTQMDEAASDIAAAAEYLANRPEVAGKVGCAGFCAGASLALWSGTSSERIVATAGFYPRLPWEGMPTDWSGYAGKASLVHCSEADGLSAADGVQSVSRSIEAAGGTCQTFDYPGTAHAFFNEDRPEHFDQRAAATAWARTLELFRAKLG, from the coding sequence ATGGGCGAGATGGTGAGCTTCACCGGCAACGGGGGGACGAGCGAGGGGTATCTCGCGATACCCTCCGGCGGTGTGGCCAGCCCGGCGGTCATCGTCATCCAGGACTGGTGGGGCCTGGTGCCCCACATCCAGGCCGTGGTCGACCGCTTCGCCGAGGCCGGTTTCGTCGCCCTCGCGCCCGACTTCCGGCACGGCGGCCCGGCCGTGAAGCCGACCGAGCCCCGGCAGATGCTGAACAGCACGCAGATGGACGAGGCGGCCAGCGACATCGCCGCCGCCGCCGAATACCTGGCCAACCGGCCCGAGGTGGCCGGCAAGGTGGGCTGCGCCGGGTTCTGCGCGGGCGCCAGCCTGGCCCTGTGGTCCGGCACGTCCTCCGAGCGGATCGTCGCCACCGCCGGCTTCTATCCACGCCTGCCCTGGGAGGGCATGCCCACCGATTGGTCCGGCTACGCCGGGAAGGCGTCGCTCGTGCACTGCTCCGAGGCGGACGGCCTCTCCGCCGCCGACGGGGTGCAGAGCGTCAGCCGGTCCATCGAGGCCGCCGGCGGCACCTGCCAGACGTTCGACTACCCGGGCACCGCGCACGCGTTCTTCAACGAGGACCGGCCGGAGCACTTCGACCAGCGTGCCGCCGCCACCGCGTGGGCGCGCACCCTGGAACTGTTCCGGGCGAAGCTTGGCTGA